One segment of Neoarius graeffei isolate fNeoGra1 chromosome 20, fNeoGra1.pri, whole genome shotgun sequence DNA contains the following:
- the si:dkeyp-72e1.6 gene encoding transmembrane protein 238-like produces MEEPVLGGLGRCSCAFWLAVAFDVCGLLVLLAGVFADVFFYDFLIYAGAIIIFLSLIWWVFWYTGNIEVPPGELEDDVGLLKKKEKGFTGVLRRFSSRIRSSVRRTAMSGRAQASQSQHGSQVHLPMTPPPPPPPQHLSTVSATVATETSPI; encoded by the coding sequence ATGGAGGAGCCGGTTCTGGGCGGTTTGGGTCGGtgctcgtgcgcgttctggctggccGTGGCGTTTGATGTGTGCGGCCTGCTCGTGCTCCTGGCCGGAGTTTTCGCCGACGTCTTCTTCTACGACTTCCTCATCTACGCAGGCGCCATCATCATCTTCCTCAGCCTGATCTGGTGGGTTTTCTGGTACACAGGGAACATCGAGGTGCCTCCAGGGGAGCTCGAGGACGACGTGGGTCTGCTGAAGAAGAAAGAGAAAGGCTTCACCGGCGTCCTGAGGAGGTTCTCCAGCCGAATCAGGAGCTCGGTTCGGAGAACCGCCATGTCGGGTCGGGCTCAGGCCTCACAGAGCCAACATGGCAGCCAGGTCCACCTGCCCatgactcctcctcctcctcctcctcctcaacaCCTGAGCACTGTGTCAGCCACTGTGGCTACAGAAACATCACCCATATGA